In the Chryseobacterium sp. MYb264 genome, one interval contains:
- a CDS encoding T9SS type B sorting domain-containing protein: MKKFLVTGFVALLALCHHVQAQSYQLSGNPVNTAGWSLVPSATVNTDFIQLTADQISQVGGIKLDDPINLKYCDKWKVEFDFRIDGNGTTSYGRGDGFAFWYLANPPASYVQGGGLGIPSNASGLMVAFDIFNNSSEGQMSKVHVLYGTNNLPAGNNNIEYNNTPNSSFHTPDLISTIPFVGSTYRHVEVNGEVDPNNIANWIITIKIDNNTVVNQSFAPSGGAATMTQGYFGFSASTGAASARHSIKNVKVYVDKVPLLQETVTPSETCPNALTGVVTTDLTSFTSQFVNNPANYTFAYVVNGTPVTNPANYQFSANTTVNVIVKDNSGTFCDNPDAKIILTPQPVNKTDVTLFSCPMNGQAVFDLTQANVTTQTNVTKQYYRTLADLNAGTNEITNPATFSSVEGEVYVKINTSTGCTAIAKITLKHYPVPTVNDVTIRTCFNMNNVSTGTFNLTVAAVTTETGITKKYFTNYNDALAEINEITNPLAYISANGAAYIKVINSNGCGSIAKVTLNVIPPVYSTILKDQIICIENTTTLDAGSGFTSYLWSTGATTQSITNIGVGTYWVDLKTGDCILRQEVKVIPSESPVIKEIHLEGNTAAVEVKGGRAPYQYSLDGIKWQESNVFSNLIRGENTFYVKDFYNCDPVVVTVTVPNLVNVITPNGDGYNDTINYSELGYKKNLSFTIYDRYGNKIFEGTSFNNYTWDGTIQGRKVPTQTYWYHLTWDEPSKDKPQIKFTGWILMKNRD, translated from the coding sequence ATGAAGAAGTTTTTAGTTACAGGTTTTGTTGCGCTTCTGGCTCTTTGTCATCACGTACAAGCTCAGTCTTATCAGCTTTCCGGAAATCCGGTGAATACCGCAGGCTGGAGCTTAGTTCCTTCTGCTACGGTAAATACAGATTTTATACAGCTTACGGCAGACCAGATCAGTCAGGTAGGAGGAATTAAGCTTGATGATCCTATAAATCTTAAATACTGCGATAAATGGAAAGTAGAGTTTGATTTCCGAATAGACGGAAACGGAACCACCAGCTACGGACGAGGCGACGGTTTTGCATTCTGGTATCTGGCCAATCCGCCGGCATCGTATGTTCAGGGTGGAGGCTTGGGAATTCCGAGCAATGCGAGTGGGCTGATGGTAGCATTCGACATATTCAACAACAGTTCGGAAGGCCAGATGAGCAAAGTCCATGTATTGTACGGAACCAATAATCTTCCAGCCGGAAATAATAATATTGAATACAATAATACTCCCAACAGCAGCTTTCACACTCCCGATCTTATTTCGACGATTCCTTTTGTCGGAAGCACCTACAGGCATGTTGAGGTAAACGGAGAAGTGGATCCTAATAATATTGCGAATTGGATCATTACTATTAAAATTGATAATAATACAGTTGTTAATCAATCTTTTGCCCCTTCCGGCGGAGCAGCGACAATGACACAAGGATATTTCGGATTTTCAGCTTCTACAGGGGCGGCAAGTGCGAGACATTCCATTAAGAATGTAAAAGTATATGTTGATAAAGTTCCTTTGCTTCAGGAAACGGTGACGCCTTCAGAGACTTGTCCCAATGCACTGACAGGTGTTGTGACAACAGATTTAACCTCATTTACGTCTCAGTTTGTCAATAATCCAGCAAATTACACCTTTGCCTATGTGGTGAACGGAACTCCGGTTACCAATCCGGCTAATTATCAGTTTTCGGCAAACACTACCGTGAATGTGATTGTAAAAGACAACAGCGGAACATTTTGTGACAACCCTGATGCGAAGATTATTTTGACACCTCAACCTGTGAATAAGACCGATGTGACCTTATTCAGCTGTCCGATGAATGGCCAGGCTGTTTTTGATCTTACACAGGCCAATGTGACGACCCAGACCAACGTTACCAAACAATATTACAGAACACTTGCAGATTTAAATGCAGGAACCAATGAAATTACCAATCCGGCCACCTTTTCATCTGTGGAAGGAGAGGTCTATGTTAAAATAAATACGTCTACAGGCTGTACAGCGATTGCTAAAATTACATTGAAACACTATCCGGTTCCGACTGTCAATGATGTGACGATCAGAACCTGTTTCAATATGAATAATGTTTCTACAGGAACTTTTAATCTTACCGTTGCGGCAGTAACTACGGAAACAGGGATTACCAAGAAATACTTCACGAATTACAATGATGCACTTGCAGAAATCAATGAAATTACCAATCCTCTGGCTTATATTTCTGCCAACGGAGCTGCTTATATCAAAGTAATCAACAGCAATGGATGCGGAAGTATCGCTAAGGTAACACTCAACGTCATTCCGCCAGTCTACTCCACCATCCTGAAAGATCAGATTATCTGTATTGAAAATACAACAACTTTGGACGCAGGAAGTGGATTTACCTCTTATTTATGGAGTACCGGAGCGACCACGCAGAGCATCACCAATATTGGCGTAGGAACCTATTGGGTGGATCTTAAAACCGGAGACTGTATTTTGAGACAGGAAGTAAAAGTGATCCCTTCGGAATCTCCTGTTATTAAAGAAATACACTTGGAAGGAAATACAGCTGCAGTTGAAGTGAAAGGCGGAAGAGCACCTTACCAGTATTCATTAGATGGAATTAAATGGCAGGAATCGAATGTCTTCTCCAACTTAATAAGAGGTGAAAATACATTTTACGTAAAAGATTTCTACAACTGTGATCCTGTAGTGGTGACTGTTACGGTTCCGAATTTAGTGAATGTAATCACTCCAAACGGCGACGGATACAATGATACCATCAATTATTCAGAATTAGGATACAAGAAAAATTTATCATTCACTATCTATGACCGATATGGAAATAAAATTTTTGAAGGAACTTCTTTTAATAATTACACTTGGGACGGAACTATTCAGGGAAGAAAAGTACCTACCCAAACGTACTGGTACCATTTAACCTGGGATGAACCGTCAAAAGATAAACCTCAGATCAAATTTACAGGTTGGATTTTGATGAAGAATAGAGATTGA
- the ygiD gene encoding 4,5-DOPA dioxygenase extradiol — translation MKRKDFLKAMALLPLGAAAMKLNTLHSLTDNLAPTERMPVLFLGHGNPMNALEDNTFTQGFQAVAQKLPKPRAILCISAHWETKGTFVTAMEHPETIHDFGGFPKALFDVQYPAPGSPDLAFETKKLISSVDIGLTEEWGLDHGCWTVVKFLFPNADIPIIEMSIDYTKGPEFHYALGKELAALRRKGILIIGSGNTVHNLRMAAWDKMMTPGFGYDWAIAANEKLKQLITDGDHKSLIQYDKLGKEVQLSIPTPEHYLPLLYILGLQEKDEKVTIFNDELVAGSLNMMSVKIDKA, via the coding sequence ATGAAACGAAAAGATTTTTTAAAAGCGATGGCACTTTTACCTCTCGGAGCGGCAGCAATGAAGCTGAATACCCTCCACAGCTTAACAGATAACCTGGCGCCTACGGAACGAATGCCCGTTTTATTTCTGGGACACGGCAATCCGATGAATGCGCTGGAAGATAATACTTTCACCCAGGGATTTCAGGCAGTTGCCCAAAAACTTCCGAAACCAAGAGCAATATTATGTATTTCGGCACATTGGGAAACCAAAGGAACCTTTGTCACCGCTATGGAACATCCGGAAACCATTCACGATTTCGGAGGATTTCCTAAGGCTTTATTTGATGTGCAGTATCCTGCTCCCGGCAGCCCTGATCTGGCCTTTGAAACAAAAAAACTCATCTCATCTGTCGATATAGGTCTTACCGAAGAATGGGGCTTGGATCACGGATGCTGGACGGTTGTAAAATTCCTCTTTCCCAATGCCGACATTCCGATCATTGAAATGAGCATCGATTATACAAAAGGTCCGGAGTTTCATTATGCTTTAGGTAAAGAACTGGCCGCATTACGAAGAAAAGGCATCCTTATTATCGGAAGCGGAAATACCGTACACAACCTCAGAATGGCAGCATGGGACAAAATGATGACTCCCGGTTTTGGTTATGACTGGGCGATTGCCGCCAACGAAAAATTAAAGCAGCTGATTACGGACGGTGACCATAAATCTCTAATTCAGTATGATAAACTGGGAAAAGAGGTTCAGCTGTCTATACCTACTCCTGAGCATTATCTTCCTTTGCTTTATATTTTAGGGCTTCAGGAAAAAGATGAAAAAGTAACGATTTTCAATGATGAACTGGTGGCCGGTTCACTCAATATGATGTCCGTGAAAATTGATAAAGCATGA
- a CDS encoding T9SS type A sorting domain-containing protein, which yields MYTIAHPLLKKLGIGFGLLVLGNLHAQQWENVGGVSTVSAGGSSFNNLVIDNVGNYYLSYYDVAAEKGSVQKFNGTSWSYVGGSAGITTSYATYNSLSIDNSGANLYYTNQGTGFEARHFDGSSWTVLPKVSTSTTNYQASAVSPSNVLFAYGSYGSGTVKRYVNGAWEQVGNAGFSSGAEFAEMVIGTNNTVYTANVSGGLRVYQNSVNATSSDAWTLVGGSIVDGASSGENYSSDLAIDANNNLYVAYVSTTSVAKKVNVKKFDGTSWTQVGNADFSNGKTQYVALAVTAAGVPYVVASRWEDDNFLRNTAYKLDTTTQNWETFGGDFISDGEATYNDLAVDNTNNYLVLAYSEDNTIVKRIALPADNSQACNNADPGNNPGDIGCVTFQYAGQSVTYNTVRGNDGKVWLQQNLGSTKVAESLTDENAYGDFFQWGRWADGHQKRNSPLTGTAPSPNNPEGIANGSPSFYSAGYNSASNWWKDGETTDKWDGETVSAASSTTGVDPCKAIGTNWRLPIVDEVQNILTTENISDLTSAFASNLKFVAAGYKDYSGIYSPGGLLYLWTGSSSPYTGSGQHLYVSANIAMTNSMGRDGGQSVRCIKEAAALGTSDIIKSKANVGIYPNPTKGILYIKADTLVDSVNVYNVTGQKLNVSFSNNQVNLESAPKGLYIVEIKLKSGNTITKKIIKN from the coding sequence ATGTATACGATTGCACATCCCTTATTAAAAAAATTGGGAATCGGATTCGGATTACTTGTTTTGGGTAATTTACATGCTCAACAATGGGAAAATGTCGGAGGAGTTTCTACCGTTTCGGCGGGTGGAAGCAGTTTCAATAACCTGGTTATTGATAATGTCGGAAATTATTACCTGTCTTATTACGACGTGGCAGCTGAAAAAGGTTCGGTTCAGAAATTTAACGGAACGTCATGGTCTTATGTTGGAGGAAGCGCAGGAATTACAACGAGCTACGCGACTTACAACTCTTTATCCATCGATAATTCGGGAGCAAATTTATATTATACCAATCAAGGTACAGGTTTTGAGGCAAGACATTTCGACGGATCTTCCTGGACAGTACTTCCCAAAGTAAGCACCAGTACAACCAATTATCAGGCATCAGCAGTTTCTCCTTCCAATGTATTATTTGCTTACGGAAGCTACGGCAGCGGCACGGTAAAACGTTATGTAAACGGAGCTTGGGAGCAGGTAGGAAATGCTGGATTTTCCAGCGGAGCCGAATTTGCAGAAATGGTAATCGGGACTAATAATACGGTGTATACAGCGAATGTTTCGGGAGGCCTCCGCGTTTATCAAAACAGTGTAAATGCAACATCTTCAGACGCCTGGACTTTAGTAGGCGGAAGTATTGTTGACGGCGCTTCGTCGGGAGAGAACTATTCATCTGACTTAGCAATTGATGCTAATAATAATCTTTACGTGGCGTATGTTTCTACGACTTCTGTAGCAAAAAAAGTGAATGTAAAGAAATTCGACGGAACTTCCTGGACACAAGTTGGAAATGCTGATTTCTCAAACGGGAAAACGCAGTATGTAGCCCTGGCGGTAACAGCAGCAGGAGTACCTTACGTGGTAGCCAGCCGATGGGAAGATGATAACTTTTTAAGAAATACAGCTTACAAACTAGACACCACAACTCAAAACTGGGAAACTTTCGGTGGTGATTTTATTTCTGACGGAGAAGCTACCTACAACGATCTGGCAGTAGATAATACGAATAATTACCTTGTTTTAGCCTATTCTGAAGATAATACCATCGTGAAAAGAATTGCTTTACCGGCAGATAATTCACAAGCCTGCAATAACGCAGATCCCGGGAATAACCCTGGAGATATTGGCTGTGTTACTTTTCAGTACGCAGGGCAATCGGTTACATACAACACAGTGAGAGGTAATGACGGAAAAGTTTGGTTACAGCAAAACTTAGGAAGTACCAAAGTAGCGGAGAGTCTTACCGATGAGAATGCGTACGGAGACTTCTTCCAGTGGGGAAGATGGGCAGACGGACATCAAAAAAGAAATTCACCATTAACAGGAACGGCACCATCACCCAATAACCCAGAGGGAATTGCCAACGGAAGCCCTTCTTTCTATTCAGCGGGTTACAATTCAGCCTCAAACTGGTGGAAAGATGGCGAGACCACTGACAAATGGGATGGAGAAACAGTATCTGCAGCAAGCAGCACAACGGGAGTTGATCCTTGTAAAGCTATCGGAACCAACTGGAGATTACCTATAGTAGATGAGGTTCAAAATATTCTTACTACTGAAAATATTTCTGATTTAACTTCAGCATTTGCAAGCAATTTAAAGTTTGTTGCTGCCGGATATAAAGATTATAGCGGAATTTATTCTCCAGGAGGACTTCTTTATCTGTGGACGGGTAGCTCATCTCCTTATACGGGTTCCGGACAGCATTTATATGTAAGTGCAAATATAGCAATGACCAACAGCATGGGGAGAGACGGCGGACAGTCTGTAAGATGTATCAAAGAAGCTGCGGCACTTGGAACTTCGGATATTATTAAGTCAAAAGCAAACGTCGGAATCTACCCTAACCCAACCAAAGGCATCCTTTACATTAAAGCAGATACTTTAGTTGATAGTGTAAATGTTTACAATGTAACAGGACAAAAATTAAATGTATCCTTCAGCAACAATCAGGTTAATCTGGAATCTGCTCCAAAAGGATTGTATATTGTAGAAATTAAACTAAAAAGTGGAAACACGATCACTAAAAAAATTATCAAAAATTAA
- a CDS encoding AraC family transcriptional regulator — protein sequence MTELFKMFTIDVEEAAKISQMENEPHHHDFEELLIGKSGYLEHFIDFKSQLIEAPFVSFIAQGKTHRVKPLPKDGKCDIWAIRFKREFIAETVFQLYSSYHEKANISLKTDDCFGRLDSICKIMEQEYLQPSPDLSIIRQLLSSLFTIIESDRKKLSLNNDESTKIQSLTFRNFLKLLEEHYREAKDVNFYAEKLFMTTRNLNLICQDIFHQSVSEIIEIRKLTEAKSLLISTDKTVAEIGYELGFREKTYFTHAFKKKTGFTPTEYKKEMAKIIS from the coding sequence ATGACTGAGTTATTTAAAATGTTTACCATCGATGTAGAAGAAGCTGCAAAAATCAGCCAAATGGAAAATGAACCTCATCATCATGATTTCGAAGAACTTCTTATCGGAAAATCCGGGTATCTGGAACATTTTATAGACTTCAAATCCCAATTGATAGAAGCCCCCTTTGTAAGCTTCATTGCGCAGGGGAAAACCCATCGCGTAAAACCACTTCCGAAAGACGGAAAATGCGATATCTGGGCTATCCGTTTTAAAAGGGAATTTATTGCAGAAACCGTTTTTCAGCTGTATTCTTCTTACCATGAAAAAGCCAATATCAGCCTGAAAACCGATGACTGTTTCGGGAGATTAGACAGTATCTGTAAAATTATGGAGCAGGAATATCTTCAGCCAAGCCCAGATCTCTCCATTATCCGTCAATTACTGAGCAGCCTTTTCACCATCATCGAGTCCGACCGGAAAAAACTGAGTCTCAATAATGATGAATCGACAAAAATTCAGAGTCTGACTTTCAGAAATTTTTTAAAACTCCTCGAAGAGCATTACAGAGAAGCTAAAGATGTTAACTTTTATGCAGAAAAACTATTCATGACGACCAGAAATCTAAATCTGATCTGTCAGGATATTTTTCATCAGAGTGTTTCAGAGATTATAGAAATCCGCAAACTTACAGAAGCTAAAAGTCTTTTAATCAGTACAGATAAAACAGTTGCTGAGATTGGCTACGAATTGGGTTTCAGAGAAAAAACCTATTTCACTCATGCTTTTAAGAAAAAAACAGGTTTCACTCCTACCGAGTACAAGAAAGAAATGGCCAAAATTATTTCTTAA
- a CDS encoding alpha/beta hydrolase translates to MIKTKHQFLSASLVTLLLFFFSFKMTTTSPSPHLQYLVRKPKTSSLNPPLIILLHGVGSNEKNMFSYTESLPDDFLIVSVRGPITLRENSYAWFQVQFIPEGSVINAQQAENSRIEIIRFIDDLKKVEQFDENNVYLAGFSQGGIMSYSVSLTAPEKIKGIAVMSGRLLPEVKPLIAKDSELQKLKIFISHGTHDSVLKFQYAVDAFDFLQSKHVQPQFHKYNEDHTINSSMLSDLNQWLTEK, encoded by the coding sequence ATGATAAAAACAAAACATCAGTTTTTATCTGCTTCTTTAGTTACCTTATTATTATTTTTTTTCAGTTTTAAAATGACAACAACTTCCCCATCCCCCCATTTACAGTATTTGGTGAGAAAACCAAAAACATCTTCACTCAACCCACCGCTTATCATTCTTTTGCACGGTGTCGGAAGCAATGAAAAAAATATGTTTTCCTATACAGAATCTTTACCTGATGATTTTTTGATCGTTTCGGTAAGAGGTCCGATAACATTGAGGGAAAACAGTTATGCCTGGTTTCAGGTACAGTTTATCCCAGAAGGTTCTGTTATCAATGCGCAACAGGCAGAAAATTCACGAATAGAAATCATCCGATTTATTGATGATTTAAAGAAGGTAGAACAGTTTGATGAAAATAATGTCTATCTCGCTGGTTTCAGTCAGGGCGGAATTATGAGCTACAGCGTATCTCTGACCGCACCTGAAAAAATAAAAGGAATTGCTGTAATGAGTGGGCGACTTCTTCCTGAAGTAAAACCTCTCATTGCCAAAGATAGCGAATTGCAGAAGCTTAAGATATTTATATCACACGGAACCCACGATTCGGTTCTGAAATTTCAATATGCTGTAGATGCTTTTGATTTTTTACAGTCGAAACATGTACAGCCGCAGTTTCACAAATACAATGAAGATCATACTATTAACTCTTCCATGCTGTCAGATCTTAATCAATGGCTTACCGAAAAGTAA